In Piliocolobus tephrosceles isolate RC106 chromosome 12, ASM277652v3, whole genome shotgun sequence, one DNA window encodes the following:
- the TCEAL4 gene encoding transcription elongation factor A protein-like 4, giving the protein MEKLYNENEGMASNQGKMKNEEQPQDERKPEVACTLEDKKLENEGKTENKGKTGDEEMLKDKGKPESEGKAKEEVKSEREGESEMEGGSEREGKPEIEGKPESEGEPGSETRAAGKRPAEDDVPRKAKRKTNKGLAHYLKEYKEAIHDMNFSNEDMIREFDNMAKVQDEKRKSKQKLGAFLWMQRNLQDPFYPRGPREFRGGCRAPRRDIEDIPYV; this is encoded by the coding sequence atggaaaaactctACAATGAAAATGAAGGAATGGCTTCAAACCaaggaaagatgaaaaatgaagaaCAGCCACAGGACGAGAGAAAGCCAGAAGTAGCTTGTACTCTGGAAGACAAGAAGTTGGAAAACgagggaaagacagaaaacaagggCAAAACAGGAGATGAGGAAATGTTAAAGGATAAAGGAAAGCCAGAGAGTGAGGGAAAGGCAAAAGAAGAAGTAAAgtcagagagggagggagagtcagagatggagggaggatcagagagagagggaaaaccAGAGATAGAGGGAAAGCCGGAGAGTGAAGGAGAGCCAGGGAGTGAAACAAGGGCTGCAGGAAAGCGCCCAGCTGAGGATGATGtacccaggaaagccaaaagaaaaactaataaggGGCTGGCTCATTACCTCAAGGAGTATAAAGAGGCCATACACGATATGAATTTCAGCAATGAGGACATGATAAGAGAATTTGACAATATGGCTAAGGTGCAGgatgagaagagaaaaagcaaacagaaattgGGGGCGTTTTTGTGGATGCAAAGAAATTTACAGGATCCCTTCTACCCTAGAGGTCCAAGGGAATTCAGGGGTGGCTGCAGGGCCCCACGAAGGGACATTGAAGACATTCCTTATGTGTAG